In Macadamia integrifolia cultivar HAES 741 chromosome 1, SCU_Mint_v3, whole genome shotgun sequence, a single window of DNA contains:
- the LOC122085782 gene encoding paired amphipathic helix protein Sin3-like 4 isoform X2 — translation MKRAREDGYLGSQLKRPPVSSRGEASGQPQLAGGGGGGGGAVAQKLTTNDALAYLKSVKDIFQDKRDKYDEFLEVMKDFKAQRIDTTGVISRVKDLFKGHRDLILGFNTFLPKGYEITLPLEDEPQPKKPVEFEEAINFVNKIKTRFQNDDHVYKSFLDILNMYRKENKSITEVYQEVAALFRDQPDLLEEFTHFLPDSSAAAPPQHAPAGRNSFQRSVPTLRQIHGDKKSHADRDLSVDRPDPEYDKLLMKMDKEQRKRAEKEKERKEDRKDRDRDDKDIEHDSNRDFNSLQRLPHKRKSARRVEDSVADQLHPGGEGAENFGYPISSSYDDKNALKSVYSQEFLFYEKVKEKLQNPDDCQGLLKCLHLFNNEIITRSELQGLMSDLVGNDPDIMEGFNAFVTLCEKKDGFLAGVMSKKPFWNEGHLPKSVKVEERDKEREREDRERERDKERERLDKSLTSHKVPSYPNKEKFNHKPISELDLSNCQRCTPSYRLLPKNYQTPAASQRTELGAQVLNDNWVSVTSGSEDYSFKHMRKNQYEESLFRCEDDRFELDMLLESVNVTTKRVEELLEKMTDNTIKPDSPIRMEDYFTALNLRCIERLYGDHGLDVMDVLRKNATLALPVILTRLKQKEEEWTRCRLDFNKVWAEIYAKNYHKSLDHRSFYFKQQDTKSLSTKSLLAEIKEINEKKRKEDDVLLAIAAGNRRPIIPNLEFEYSDPEVHDDLYQLIKYSCGEVCTTTEQLDRVIRIWTTFLEPMLGVPSRPQGAEDTEDVVKPKSRVVKSSGASIVESDGSPGADAAATNFKQFNPASNRDDSIPLEQRISCRARLENGDAMVKEDGLHDGDRGARRSDNLSSTSQQGKVQNNVSISGEMSGVNKNVTSNDRLTDSNASLANRTEQSHPRTSTEITPGQSTTPSRTGHTATEGGHEPGLTNEVLPLSEDVEGTRPVISTNGVITDGDKLCRYHHEESVGRLKVEREEGELSPNGDFEEDNFVVYRDAGVDTLPKAKDSTTNRQYQARNGNGEEMCCGEAGGENDADADDEGDESVQRSTEDSENASEAGDVSGSESGDGEECSREDHEEEEEDVDHDEHDAKAESEGEAEGMADAHDVEGDGTLLPYSERFLLTVKPLAKHVHSVLHDKEKKDSRIFYGNDSFYVLFRLHQTLYERILSAKMNSSSAERKWKTSIDTSPPDHYTRFMSALYSLLDGSADNTKFEDDSRAIIGTQSYVLFTLDKLIYKLVKQLQTVATDEMDNKLLQLHAYEKSRKPGRFVDLVYHENARVLLHDENIYRFECSSCPTRLSMQLMDNGHDKPEVTAVSMDPNFATYLQNDFLAVLPERKEMRGVFLGRNKRKYACGDEISGTCKSMDGVQIVNGLECKIACSSSKVSYVLDTEDFLLRMRRKRSRLLGGSSCLDQAKSLNGQLNPVSACS, via the exons ATGAAAAGGGCTAGGGAAGATGGTTACCTGGGTTCTCAACTCAAACGGCCGCCCGTTTCTTCTCGAGGGGAAGC TTCTGGGCAACCTCAACTGgctggaggaggaggaggaggaggaggagcagtTGCACAGAAACTAACCACCAACGATGCCTTGGCTTATCTCAAATCTGTGAAAGATATATTTCAAGATAAAAGGGACAAATATGATGAGTTCCTTGAAGTCATGAAAGATTTCAAGGCCCAAAG aATTGACACTACTGGTGTTATATCAAGGGTGAAAGATTTATTCAAAGGACATAGAGACCTAATATTGGGTTTCAATACCTTCTTGCCAAAGGGATATGAGATCACCCTTCCCCTTGAGGATGAGCCTCAACCAAAGAAGCCTGTTGAATTTGAAGAAGCTATCAATTTTGTAAACAAAATAAAG ACGCGGTTTCAAAATGATGATCATGTATACAAATCATTCTTAGACATTCTGAATATGTACCGGAAGGAGAACAAATCCATCACTGAGGTCTATCAAGAG GTAGCTGCTCTTTTTCGTGATCAACCAGACTTACTTGAGGAGTTCACACATTTCCTACCAGACTCTTCTGCAGCGGCCCCACCGCAGCATGCTCCAGCAGGAAGGAATTCTTTCCAGCGAAGCGTGCCTACATTGCGGCAGATCCATGGGGATAAG AAATCTCACGCAGACCGTGATCTCAGTGTTGACCGTCCTGATCCCGAATATGACAAACtactaatgaaaatggataaGGAGCAGAGGAAGCGTgctgaaaaggaaaaagagaggaaagaagacaGGAAAGACCGTGATCGGGATGACAAGGATATTGAACATGACAGTAATAGGGACTTTAACAGCCTTCAGCGTCTTCCCCACAAAAGGAAATCTGCTCGAAGGGTTGAAGACTCTGTTGCTGACCAGTTGCACCCAGGTGGGGAGGGTGCTGAAAATTTTGGATATCCCATTTCGTCTTCTTATGATGATAAAAATGCCTTAAAGA GTGTATACAGTCAAGAATTCCTTTTCTATGAGAAAGTCAAGGAGAAGTTACAGAATCCAGATGATTGCCAAGGACTCTTGAAATGCCTTCATCTTTTTAACAACGAAATAATTACAAGATCTGAATTGCAGGGTTTG aTGAGTGATTTAGTTGGAAATGATCCAGATATCATGGAAGGGTTCAATGCCTTTGTGACTCTATGTGAAAAGAAAG ATGGGTTTCTTGCTGGAGTGATGAGTAAAA AACCTTTTTGGAATGAAGGGCATCTACCAAAATCAGTGAAGGTTGAGGAAAGGGATAAAGAACGGGAACGTGAAGATCgtgaaagggagagggataaagaaagggaaagactTGACAAAAGTTTAACAAGCCACAAGGTTCCCTCTTATCCAAACAAAGAGAAGTTTAATCATAAACCAATTTCGGAGCTTGACCTCTCTAATTGTCAACGTTGTACTCCCAGTTACCGGCTTCTTCCAAAGAAT TATCAAACACCAGCAGCAAGCCAGAGAACAGAGCTTGGTGCTCAGGTATTGAATGATAATTGGGTGTCAGTGACTTCAGGAAGTGAGGATTACTCTTTTAAACACATGCGCAAAAATCAATATGAAGAAAGCTTGTTTAGATGTGAAGATGATAG GTTTGAACTGGACATGTTGTTAGAATCAGTGAATGTAACTACCAAGCGTGTGGAAGAATTGTTAGAAAAGATGACTGATAATACAATCAAGCCAGACAGTCCAATTCGGATGGAGGACTACTTCACTG CTCTGAATCTAAGGTGCATTGAACGTCTATATGGTGACCATGGTCTGGATGTGATGGATGTGTTAAGAAAGAATGCAACACTTGCATTGCCTGTTATTTTAACTCGCTTGAAGCAGAAAGAAGAGGAGTGGACGAGGTGTCGTTTAGACTTTAATAAGGTCTGGGCTGAAATTTATGCAAAGAACTATCACAAATCTCTTGATCATCGTAGCTTCTATTTCAAGCAACAGGATACGAAGAGTTTGAGTACAAAAT CCTTGTTGGCCGAGATAAAGGAAATCAATGAGAAGAAGCGTAAAGAGGACGATGTTCTTCTTGCTATTGCAGCTGGGAACCGGCGACCTATTATTCCAAATCTGGAATTTGAGTACTCTGATCCAGAAGTTCATGATGATCTATATCAGCTTATAAAATATTCATGTGGAGAAGTTTGCACCACCACTGAACAGTTAGATAGAGTCATCAGGATTTGGACAACCTTCTTGGAGCCCATGCTGGGTGTTCCTTCTCGTCCTCAGGGTGCAGAGGACACTGAAGATGTTGTAAAGCCTAAGAGTCGTGTGGTCAAGAGCAGTGGAGCAAGCATAGTGGAAAGCGATGGCAGTCCTGGTGCTGATGCCGCTGCCACTAATTTCAAGCAGTTTAACCCTGCCAGCAACAGGGATGATAGCATTCCACTTGAACAGAGGATTAGCTGCAGGGCTAGGTTAGAAAATGGAGATGCCATGGTTAAAGAAGATGGCTTGCATGATGGAGATCGTGGTGCCCGTCGATCCGACAATCTTTCTAGTACTTCTCAGCAAGGAAAAGTGCAAAATAATGTCTCTATTTCTGGTGAAATGTCCGGAGTCAACAAAAATGTTACTTCTAATGATCGATTGACCGATTCTAATGCATCACTTGCTAATAGAACAGAACAAAGTCATCCGAGAACCAGTACTGAAATCACACCAG GACAAAGCACAACTCCTTCCAGAACTGGTCACACTGCTACCGAGGGGGGGCACGAGCCTGGGCTTACTAATGAAGTTTTACCTTTGTCAGAG GATGTGGAGGGTACAAGACCTGTCATATCAACCAATGGGGTGATTACAGATGGCGACAAGCTTTGTAGATATCATCATGAAGAATCTGTTGGACGCTTGAAAGTTGAAAGAGAGGAGGGTGAGTTGTCACCAAATGGGGATTTTGAAGAGGATAACTTTGTGGTATATAGAGATGCTGGAGTTGACACCTTGCCTAAAGCAAAGGATAGTACCACAAACAGGCAGTATCAAGCCAGGAATGGGAATGGAGAGGAAATGTGTTGTGGTGAGGCAGGAGGAGAAAATGATGCAGATGCTGACGATGAAGGTGATGAAAGTGTTCAGAGGTCAACAGAGGACAGTGAGAATGCCTCTGAGGCTGGTGATGTCTCAGGCAGCGAGTCTGGTGATGGTGAGGAGTGCTCCCGTGAAGACCatgaagaggaggaggaagatgtaGACCATGATGAGCATGATGCTAAGGCTGAAAGTGAAGGTGAGGCTGAAGGGATGGCCGATGCGCATGATGTTGAAGGAGATGGCACCTTATTGCCATATTCAGAACGTTTTCTACTGACGGTGAAGCCACTTGCAAAACATGTCCACTCAGTGTTAcatgacaaagaaaagaaggattCTAGAATTTTCTATGGAAATGATTCCTTCTATGTGCTTTTTAGGCTTCACCAA ACATTGTATGAGAGAATTCTCTCTGCGAAGATGAATTCATCATCTGctgaaaggaaatggaaaacTTCAATTGATACTAGCCCTCCTGAtcactacactag ATTTATGAGTGCATTATACAGTTTGCTTGATGGGTCTGCTGATAATACAAAGTTCGAGGACGACTCCCGAGCTATAATTGGAACTCAGTCATACGTGCTGTTCACTTTAGATAAATTGATATATAAACTTGTCAAGCAG CTTCAAACGGTTGCAACTGACGAAATGGACAATAAACTTCTTCAATTACATGCATATGAGAAATCAAGGAAACCTGGGAGATTTGTTGATTTAGTTTATCATGAAAATGCACGTGTTCTTCTTCATGATGAGAACATATATCGATTCGAATGT TCATCCTGTCCAACTCGTTTGTCCATGCAGCTGATGGACAATGGGCACGATAAGCCTGAAGTAACTGCTGTTTCCATGGACCCTAATTTTGCAACTTACCTGCAGAATGACTTTCTGGCAGTTCTTCCTGAGAGGAAGGAGATGCGAGGTGTTTTCCTAGGGAG AAACAAGCGCAAATATGCATGTGGTGATGAAATTTCTGGTACATGCAAATCGATGGATGGAGTCCAAATAGTCAATGGTTTGGAGTGTAAAATAGCTTGCAGTTCATCCAAG GTATCCTATGTTCTAGATACAGAAGACTTCTTGTTGCGCATGAGAAGGAAAAGGAGTCGTCTCCTTGGGGGCAGCTCTTGCCTTGATCAGGCAAAGTCCTTAAATGG GCAGTTGAACCCAGTTAGTGCATGTTCTTGA
- the LOC122085782 gene encoding paired amphipathic helix protein Sin3-like 4 isoform X3 has translation MKRAREDGYLGSQLKRPPVSSRGEASGQPQLAGGGGGGGGAVAQKLTTNDALAYLKSVKDIFQDKRDKYDEFLEVMKDFKAQRIDTTGVISRVKDLFKGHRDLILGFNTFLPKGYEITLPLEDEPQPKKPVEFEEAINFVNKIKTRFQNDDHVYKSFLDILNMYRKENKSITEVYQEVAALFRDQPDLLEEFTHFLPDSSAAAPPQHAPAGRNSFQRSVPTLRQIHGDKKSHADRDLSVDRPDPEYDKLLMKMDKEQRKRAEKEKERKEDRKDRDRDDKDIEHDSNRDFNSLQRLPHKRKSARRVEDSVADQLHPGGEGAENFGYPISSSYDDKNALKSVYSQEFLFYEKVKEKLQNPDDCQGLLKCLHLFNNEIITRSELQGLMSDLVGNDPDIMEGFNAFVTLCEKKDGFLAGVMSKKPFWNEGHLPKSVKVEERDKEREREDRERERDKERERLDKSLTSHKVPSYPNKEKFNHKPISELDLSNCQRCTPSYRLLPKNYQTPAASQRTELGAQVLNDNWVSVTSGSEDYSFKHMRKNQYEESLFRCEDDRFELDMLLESVNVTTKRVEELLEKMTDNTIKPDSPIRMEDYFTALNLRCIERLYGDHGLDVMDVLRKNATLALPVILTRLKQKEEEWTRCRLDFNKVWAEIYAKNYHKSLDHRSFYFKQQDTKSLSTKSLLAEIKEINEKKRKEDDVLLAIAAGNRRPIIPNLEFEYSDPEVHDDLYQLIKYSCGEVCTTTEQLDRVIRIWTTFLEPMLGVPSRPQGAEDTEDVVKPKSRVVKSSGASIVESDGSPGADAAATNFKQFNPASNRDDSIPLEQRISCRARLENGDAMVKEDGLHDGDRGARRSDNLSSTSQQGKVQNNVSISGEMSGVNKNVTSNDRLTDSNASLANRTEQSHPRTSTEITPGQSTTPSRTGHTATEGGHEPGLTNEVLPLSEDVEGTRPVISTNGVITDGDKLCRYHHEESVGRLKVEREEGELSPNGDFEEDNFVVYRDAGVDTLPKAKDSTTNRQYQARNGNGEEMCCGEAGGENDADADDEGDESVQRSTEDSENASEAGDVSGSESGDGEECSREDHEEEEEDVDHDEHDAKAESEGEAEGMADAHDVEGDGTLLPYSERFLLTVKPLAKHVHSVLHDKEKKDSRIFYGNDSFYVLFRLHQTLYERILSAKMNSSSAERKWKTSIDTSPPDHYTRFMSALYSLLDGSADNTKFEDDSRAIIGTQSYVLFTLDKLIYKLVKQLQTVATDEMDNKLLQLHAYEKSRKPGRFVDLVYHENARVLLHDENIYRFECSSCPTRLSMQLMDNGHDKPEVTAVSMDPNFATYLQNDFLAVLPERKEMRGVFLGRNKRKYACGDEISGTCKSMDGVQIVNGLECKIACSSSKVSYVLDTEDFLLRMRRKRSRLLGGSSCLDQAKSLNGV, from the exons ATGAAAAGGGCTAGGGAAGATGGTTACCTGGGTTCTCAACTCAAACGGCCGCCCGTTTCTTCTCGAGGGGAAGC TTCTGGGCAACCTCAACTGgctggaggaggaggaggaggaggaggagcagtTGCACAGAAACTAACCACCAACGATGCCTTGGCTTATCTCAAATCTGTGAAAGATATATTTCAAGATAAAAGGGACAAATATGATGAGTTCCTTGAAGTCATGAAAGATTTCAAGGCCCAAAG aATTGACACTACTGGTGTTATATCAAGGGTGAAAGATTTATTCAAAGGACATAGAGACCTAATATTGGGTTTCAATACCTTCTTGCCAAAGGGATATGAGATCACCCTTCCCCTTGAGGATGAGCCTCAACCAAAGAAGCCTGTTGAATTTGAAGAAGCTATCAATTTTGTAAACAAAATAAAG ACGCGGTTTCAAAATGATGATCATGTATACAAATCATTCTTAGACATTCTGAATATGTACCGGAAGGAGAACAAATCCATCACTGAGGTCTATCAAGAG GTAGCTGCTCTTTTTCGTGATCAACCAGACTTACTTGAGGAGTTCACACATTTCCTACCAGACTCTTCTGCAGCGGCCCCACCGCAGCATGCTCCAGCAGGAAGGAATTCTTTCCAGCGAAGCGTGCCTACATTGCGGCAGATCCATGGGGATAAG AAATCTCACGCAGACCGTGATCTCAGTGTTGACCGTCCTGATCCCGAATATGACAAACtactaatgaaaatggataaGGAGCAGAGGAAGCGTgctgaaaaggaaaaagagaggaaagaagacaGGAAAGACCGTGATCGGGATGACAAGGATATTGAACATGACAGTAATAGGGACTTTAACAGCCTTCAGCGTCTTCCCCACAAAAGGAAATCTGCTCGAAGGGTTGAAGACTCTGTTGCTGACCAGTTGCACCCAGGTGGGGAGGGTGCTGAAAATTTTGGATATCCCATTTCGTCTTCTTATGATGATAAAAATGCCTTAAAGA GTGTATACAGTCAAGAATTCCTTTTCTATGAGAAAGTCAAGGAGAAGTTACAGAATCCAGATGATTGCCAAGGACTCTTGAAATGCCTTCATCTTTTTAACAACGAAATAATTACAAGATCTGAATTGCAGGGTTTG aTGAGTGATTTAGTTGGAAATGATCCAGATATCATGGAAGGGTTCAATGCCTTTGTGACTCTATGTGAAAAGAAAG ATGGGTTTCTTGCTGGAGTGATGAGTAAAA AACCTTTTTGGAATGAAGGGCATCTACCAAAATCAGTGAAGGTTGAGGAAAGGGATAAAGAACGGGAACGTGAAGATCgtgaaagggagagggataaagaaagggaaagactTGACAAAAGTTTAACAAGCCACAAGGTTCCCTCTTATCCAAACAAAGAGAAGTTTAATCATAAACCAATTTCGGAGCTTGACCTCTCTAATTGTCAACGTTGTACTCCCAGTTACCGGCTTCTTCCAAAGAAT TATCAAACACCAGCAGCAAGCCAGAGAACAGAGCTTGGTGCTCAGGTATTGAATGATAATTGGGTGTCAGTGACTTCAGGAAGTGAGGATTACTCTTTTAAACACATGCGCAAAAATCAATATGAAGAAAGCTTGTTTAGATGTGAAGATGATAG GTTTGAACTGGACATGTTGTTAGAATCAGTGAATGTAACTACCAAGCGTGTGGAAGAATTGTTAGAAAAGATGACTGATAATACAATCAAGCCAGACAGTCCAATTCGGATGGAGGACTACTTCACTG CTCTGAATCTAAGGTGCATTGAACGTCTATATGGTGACCATGGTCTGGATGTGATGGATGTGTTAAGAAAGAATGCAACACTTGCATTGCCTGTTATTTTAACTCGCTTGAAGCAGAAAGAAGAGGAGTGGACGAGGTGTCGTTTAGACTTTAATAAGGTCTGGGCTGAAATTTATGCAAAGAACTATCACAAATCTCTTGATCATCGTAGCTTCTATTTCAAGCAACAGGATACGAAGAGTTTGAGTACAAAAT CCTTGTTGGCCGAGATAAAGGAAATCAATGAGAAGAAGCGTAAAGAGGACGATGTTCTTCTTGCTATTGCAGCTGGGAACCGGCGACCTATTATTCCAAATCTGGAATTTGAGTACTCTGATCCAGAAGTTCATGATGATCTATATCAGCTTATAAAATATTCATGTGGAGAAGTTTGCACCACCACTGAACAGTTAGATAGAGTCATCAGGATTTGGACAACCTTCTTGGAGCCCATGCTGGGTGTTCCTTCTCGTCCTCAGGGTGCAGAGGACACTGAAGATGTTGTAAAGCCTAAGAGTCGTGTGGTCAAGAGCAGTGGAGCAAGCATAGTGGAAAGCGATGGCAGTCCTGGTGCTGATGCCGCTGCCACTAATTTCAAGCAGTTTAACCCTGCCAGCAACAGGGATGATAGCATTCCACTTGAACAGAGGATTAGCTGCAGGGCTAGGTTAGAAAATGGAGATGCCATGGTTAAAGAAGATGGCTTGCATGATGGAGATCGTGGTGCCCGTCGATCCGACAATCTTTCTAGTACTTCTCAGCAAGGAAAAGTGCAAAATAATGTCTCTATTTCTGGTGAAATGTCCGGAGTCAACAAAAATGTTACTTCTAATGATCGATTGACCGATTCTAATGCATCACTTGCTAATAGAACAGAACAAAGTCATCCGAGAACCAGTACTGAAATCACACCAG GACAAAGCACAACTCCTTCCAGAACTGGTCACACTGCTACCGAGGGGGGGCACGAGCCTGGGCTTACTAATGAAGTTTTACCTTTGTCAGAG GATGTGGAGGGTACAAGACCTGTCATATCAACCAATGGGGTGATTACAGATGGCGACAAGCTTTGTAGATATCATCATGAAGAATCTGTTGGACGCTTGAAAGTTGAAAGAGAGGAGGGTGAGTTGTCACCAAATGGGGATTTTGAAGAGGATAACTTTGTGGTATATAGAGATGCTGGAGTTGACACCTTGCCTAAAGCAAAGGATAGTACCACAAACAGGCAGTATCAAGCCAGGAATGGGAATGGAGAGGAAATGTGTTGTGGTGAGGCAGGAGGAGAAAATGATGCAGATGCTGACGATGAAGGTGATGAAAGTGTTCAGAGGTCAACAGAGGACAGTGAGAATGCCTCTGAGGCTGGTGATGTCTCAGGCAGCGAGTCTGGTGATGGTGAGGAGTGCTCCCGTGAAGACCatgaagaggaggaggaagatgtaGACCATGATGAGCATGATGCTAAGGCTGAAAGTGAAGGTGAGGCTGAAGGGATGGCCGATGCGCATGATGTTGAAGGAGATGGCACCTTATTGCCATATTCAGAACGTTTTCTACTGACGGTGAAGCCACTTGCAAAACATGTCCACTCAGTGTTAcatgacaaagaaaagaaggattCTAGAATTTTCTATGGAAATGATTCCTTCTATGTGCTTTTTAGGCTTCACCAA ACATTGTATGAGAGAATTCTCTCTGCGAAGATGAATTCATCATCTGctgaaaggaaatggaaaacTTCAATTGATACTAGCCCTCCTGAtcactacactag ATTTATGAGTGCATTATACAGTTTGCTTGATGGGTCTGCTGATAATACAAAGTTCGAGGACGACTCCCGAGCTATAATTGGAACTCAGTCATACGTGCTGTTCACTTTAGATAAATTGATATATAAACTTGTCAAGCAG CTTCAAACGGTTGCAACTGACGAAATGGACAATAAACTTCTTCAATTACATGCATATGAGAAATCAAGGAAACCTGGGAGATTTGTTGATTTAGTTTATCATGAAAATGCACGTGTTCTTCTTCATGATGAGAACATATATCGATTCGAATGT TCATCCTGTCCAACTCGTTTGTCCATGCAGCTGATGGACAATGGGCACGATAAGCCTGAAGTAACTGCTGTTTCCATGGACCCTAATTTTGCAACTTACCTGCAGAATGACTTTCTGGCAGTTCTTCCTGAGAGGAAGGAGATGCGAGGTGTTTTCCTAGGGAG AAACAAGCGCAAATATGCATGTGGTGATGAAATTTCTGGTACATGCAAATCGATGGATGGAGTCCAAATAGTCAATGGTTTGGAGTGTAAAATAGCTTGCAGTTCATCCAAG GTATCCTATGTTCTAGATACAGAAGACTTCTTGTTGCGCATGAGAAGGAAAAGGAGTCGTCTCCTTGGGGGCAGCTCTTGCCTTGATCAGGCAAAGTCCTTAAATGG agtATGA